The Candidatus Hydrogenedentota bacterium genome contains the following window.
CTTCGGCTTCGCGCGCCGGGGCTACGCCGTGGGCATGGCGGGCCGGAACGCCGAGGAGCTGGAAACCCTCGCGGCGGACCTGCGCGTCCGCTTCGACGTGCCCTGCCATGCGCTCCAGTTCGACGCGCTGGACACGGAAAGCCATGCCGCGTTCGTGGACGAGTGCCGCGACGCCTTCGGCGCGGTGCCGGACGGCGTGGTGGTCTGCTTCGGCGAACTGCCGGACCAGGCGGCGGCCCAAACCGATCCCGAAACCGCACTGCGCTGCCTGGCGGTGAACTACACCGGCGCCATGTCCGTGCTGGAGCGCTTCGCGGAGGAGATGGAACGGCGCCGGTGGGGGTTCCTCGCGGCGGTTTCCTCCGTGGCCGGCGACCGGGGCCGGAAAAGCTGCTACCACTACGGCGCGGCCAAGGCCGCCCTGACCGCCTACCTGGAGGGGCTCCGCCACCGGATGCACGGCGCCGGGGTCCGCGTGACCACCCTGAAGCCGGGCTACACCGACACACGCATGACCTACGGGCTGCCCCTGCCGCGCCCGCTGGTCACATCGCCGGAGAAGGCCGGGGAACTGTGCGTCCGCG
Protein-coding sequences here:
- a CDS encoding SDR family oxidoreductase — protein: MPSVALLGATSSIARAMAFGFARRGYAVGMAGRNAEELETLAADLRVRFDVPCHALQFDALDTESHAAFVDECRDAFGAVPDGVVVCFGELPDQAAAQTDPETALRCLAVNYTGAMSVLERFAEEMERRRWGFLAAVSSVAGDRGRKSCYHYGAAKAALTAYLEGLRHRMHGAGVRVTTLKPGYTDTRMTYGLPLPRPLVTSPEKAGELCVRALLKGRAAAYIPGYWRLIMAVIRHIPGAVFNRTNL